Proteins encoded within one genomic window of Entelurus aequoreus isolate RoL-2023_Sb linkage group LG26, RoL_Eaeq_v1.1, whole genome shotgun sequence:
- the LOC133643093 gene encoding GDNF family receptor alpha-like: MQRNHMGDAVILGCHVKDSEVCNMTVQAVLDQFPPLRACEELCGAIQVLVAQCEPEPALQKRTSLTGWQSNTLINFEDAVGSCTDQMRLCVSDASCNKNLARVLQACTAGRCDPDRCGRETRHFYASIPHNLAETLVMCECDPADHSCLQMRVALHGNTCGEDTLVCQEAVRRCVEDQHCRELLASFQAECWSPAAAPCGGEALQSQCFGRLDPSDILGEELKCRKAFVATLGTALQRPCTCQQVHGPDFLTCIVIQDVLHNRSHFRSHRRSNGPSTPPAISESEEGRKGLTDYLLCGGAAVLLLGILPMTLAVLYKIRLVRRHNRREETRFQPLEKSHCVALM, encoded by the exons ATGCAGAGAAACCACATGGGAGATGCTGTCATTCTCG GTTGCCATGTAAAAGATTCGGAGGTGTGCAACATGACCGTCCAGGCTGTGTTAGACCAATTTCCTCCACTGAGAGCGTGTGAGGAGCTTTGTGGCGCCATTCAAGTGCTGGTGGCACAATGCGAGCCAGAGCCAG CTCTACAAAAGAGAACCTCACTGACTGGCTGGCAGTCCAACACTTTAATAAACTTTG aag atgCTGTTGGATCCTGCACGGACCAAATGAGACTTTGTGTGAGTGACGCTTCGTGCAACAAGAATCTGGCGCGCGTCCTTCAGGCTTGCACGGCAGGCcgctgtgacccagaccgctgtGGACGAGAAACGCGACATTTCTACGCCAGCATACCGCATAACCTCGCCGAGACGCTGGTCATGTGTGAATGTGATCCCGCAGATCACAGCTGTCTACAGATGAGAGTAGCTCTGCACGGCAACACGTGTGGTGAGGACACTTTGGTCTGTCAGGAGGCGGTCAGACGATGTGTTGAGGACCAACACTGCAG agAATTGTTAGCCAGCTTCCAAGCCGAATGCTGGAGCCCTGCGGCAGCACCGTGCGGCGGCGAAGCTCTTCAAAGTCAATGTTTTGGCCGCCTGGACCCATCAGACATTCTCGGAGAAGAGTTGAAATGCAGAAAGGCCTTCGTGGCCACGCTGGGCACGGCGCTGCAGCGCCCGTGCACGTGCCAACAAGTGCACGGCCCTGATTTCCTCACATGCATCGTGATACAAGACGTGCTTCACAACAGGTCACATTTCA GAAGCCATCGGAGAAGTAATGGCCCTTCTACTCCTCCTGCAATCAGTGAGTCGGAGGAAGGTCGCAAAGGGCTCACTG ATTATTTGCTTTGTGGCGGTGCAGCTGTGCTGCTCCTCGGAATTCTGCCAATGACTTTGGCTGTTTTATATAAAATACG GCTGGTGAGAAGACACAACAGACGAGAGGAAACCAGATTCCAGCCTCTTGAAAAAAGTCACTGTGTTGCTCTCATGTAA